Proteins from one Catalinimonas alkaloidigena genomic window:
- the purQ gene encoding phosphoribosylformylglycinamidine synthase subunit PurQ: MKFGVVIFPGSNCDEDMVYVLSRVMQLETVRLWHKDTDLQGCDVIVLPGGFSYGDYLRSGAIARFSPIMEPVIAHAQNGGMLMGICNGFQILTEAGLVPGALLRNVEQKFICKNVYIRPQTDRSPLTAALDLQKAYKIPVAHAEGRYYADEATLRQLNENDQILFRYCDASGQLTPEANMNGSIEHIAGVCNAERNVFGMMPHPERAADEALSNTDGRALFESVVAKALQFQS; this comes from the coding sequence ATGAAATTTGGTGTTGTCATTTTTCCTGGCTCCAACTGCGACGAAGACATGGTCTACGTCCTGAGCCGCGTGATGCAGCTGGAAACGGTACGTCTCTGGCACAAGGATACTGACCTGCAAGGCTGCGATGTGATTGTGTTACCCGGCGGTTTTTCGTACGGTGACTACCTCCGTTCGGGAGCGATTGCCCGCTTCTCTCCGATCATGGAGCCGGTCATTGCGCACGCGCAGAACGGCGGTATGCTGATGGGGATTTGCAACGGATTCCAGATTCTGACGGAGGCCGGTCTGGTCCCGGGGGCGCTGCTGCGCAACGTAGAGCAGAAGTTTATCTGCAAAAACGTGTACATCCGTCCGCAGACCGACCGCTCGCCCCTGACGGCCGCCCTCGACCTGCAGAAAGCTTACAAAATTCCGGTGGCACACGCCGAAGGGCGGTACTATGCCGACGAGGCCACGCTGCGTCAGCTCAACGAAAATGACCAGATTCTGTTCCGCTACTGCGACGCATCCGGTCAGCTTACGCCCGAGGCGAACATGAACGGTTCGATCGAACACATCGCGGGGGTATGCAATGCGGAGCGAAATGTATTTGGCATGATGCCACACCCTGAACGTGCCGCCGACGAAGCCCTGAGCAACACGGACGGACGCGCCTTGTTCGAGTCAGTGGTGGCGAAGGCACTACAGTTCCAGAGTTAA